A region from the Dendropsophus ebraccatus isolate aDenEbr1 chromosome 1, aDenEbr1.pat, whole genome shotgun sequence genome encodes:
- the POLM gene encoding DNA-directed DNA/RNA polymerase mu isoform X2: protein MMFPFKKRRKEAAAVPEPVAPPVIFPDVCIFLVERRMGAARRGFLTSLAQRKGFRVMHEYSGVVTHVVSEQNSFADILGWIERKTGRPMQSAEDQESPHILDISWFTDSMSAGKPVPVEARHRLGILGSPVSKDKEALLTVSSYACQRRTPLTHHNAEITEILEDGVCHEVEALKVSEQYQCMELLTSIFGVGVRTAERWYKDGVRKLSDLADPNMKLSADQRAGIEHYTDLKQPVTLQEAERMEHLIKDALHRFVPDLKITMTGGFRRGKQQGHDVDFLITHPSEEALSGLLQKAVAWMDSQGLLLYHHTKTRSHVHAHRRSTHMDGHETCYAIFALPSLDSSKCEAEAGVPGARTTRRAVRVDLVVTLYDEYPFALLGWTGSKHFERELRRYSWHEKNLTLNSHGLYDAEKNCSLPATSEEEIFALLGLQYVPPTYRNA, encoded by the exons ATGATGTTCCCTTTTAAAAAGAGGAGGAAAGAGGCCGCAGCTGTCCCTGAGCCGGTAGCCCCACCAGTCATATTTCCTGATGTCTGTATCTTCTTGGTGGAGCGAAGAATGGGGGCTGCACGGAGGGGCTTCCTCACGTCACTGGCACAGAGGAAAGGGTTCCGGGTGATGCATGAGTACAG CGGAGTGGTGACACACGTAGTATCAGAACAGAATTCCTTCGCTGACATCCTCGGCTGGATTGAAAGGAAAACTGGAAGGCCGATGCAAAGTGCCGAAGATCAGGAGTCTCCACATATCCTGGACATCAGCTGGTTTACAGATAGCATGAGTGCGGGGAAGCCTGTGCCGGTGGAGGCCAGGCACCGTTTAGGG ATTTTAGGATCTCCGGTTTCCAAAGACAAGGAAGCACTTTTAACTGTGTCCTCATATGCCTGCCAGCGGCGGACTCCATTAACCCATCATAATGCAGAGATTACA GAAATCCTAGAAGATGGGGTATGCCATGAAGTAGAGGCGCTTAAAGTGAGCGAACAGTACCAGTGTATGGAG CTTCTAACAAGTATATTTGGTGTTGGGGTGCGCACAGCAGAGCGTTGGTACAAGGATGGTGTGCGGAAACTCAGTGACTTGGCGGATCCTAATATGAAGCTGTCTGCGGATCAGAGGGCAG GGATAGAACATTACACAGATCTCAAGCAACCGGTGACCCTTCAGGAGGCCGAACGAATGGAACACTTAATAAAAGACGCTCTGCACAGATTTGTCCCTGACCTCAAAATTACCATGACAGGTGGATTTCGCAG GGGGAAGCAGCAGGGCCATGATGTGGATTTCCTCATAACTCACCCATCTGAAGAAGCACTTAGTGGGCTGCTCCAGAAAGCTGTAGCCTGGATGGATAGCCAG GGCTTATTGTTGTACCACCATACAAAGACGCGCTCCCACGTGCACGCTCATAGACGTAGCACACACATGGACGGCCATGAAACCTGTTATGCAATATTCGCTCTCCCAAGCCTTGACTCTTCAAAGTGTGAAGCTGAAGCAGGAGTCCCTGGCGCTCGTACTACACGGAGAGCTGTCAGGGTGGATTTAGTAGTTACTCTATATGATGAATATCCCTTTGCCCTTCTAGGGTGGACAGGATCGAAG CATTTTGAAAGAGAACTGCGTCGCTATTCTTGGCATGAGAAGAATCTGACTTTAAACAGTCATGGACTCTATGATGCAGAGAAG aattgCTCCCTCCCAGCGACCTCTGAGGAAGAGATATTTGCACTTCTGGGTCTGCAGTACGTGCCTCCCACATACAGAAATGCCTGA
- the POLM gene encoding DNA-directed DNA/RNA polymerase mu isoform X1, producing MMFPFKKRRKEAAAVPEPVAPPVIFPDVCIFLVERRMGAARRGFLTSLAQRKGFRVMHEYSGVVTHVVSEQNSFADILGWIERKTGRPMQSAEDQESPHILDISWFTDSMSAGKPVPVEARHRLGILGSPVSKDKEALLTVSSYACQRRTPLTHHNAEITDALEILSKAAAFQGSEVRSLAFSRAASVLKSLPLKLRSAEEARNLVWCGGHCQAVIQEILEDGVCHEVEALKVSEQYQCMELLTSIFGVGVRTAERWYKDGVRKLSDLADPNMKLSADQRAGIEHYTDLKQPVTLQEAERMEHLIKDALHRFVPDLKITMTGGFRRGKQQGHDVDFLITHPSEEALSGLLQKAVAWMDSQGLLLYHHTKTRSHVHAHRRSTHMDGHETCYAIFALPSLDSSKCEAEAGVPGARTTRRAVRVDLVVTLYDEYPFALLGWTGSKHFERELRRYSWHEKNLTLNSHGLYDAEKNCSLPATSEEEIFALLGLQYVPPTYRNA from the exons ATGATGTTCCCTTTTAAAAAGAGGAGGAAAGAGGCCGCAGCTGTCCCTGAGCCGGTAGCCCCACCAGTCATATTTCCTGATGTCTGTATCTTCTTGGTGGAGCGAAGAATGGGGGCTGCACGGAGGGGCTTCCTCACGTCACTGGCACAGAGGAAAGGGTTCCGGGTGATGCATGAGTACAG CGGAGTGGTGACACACGTAGTATCAGAACAGAATTCCTTCGCTGACATCCTCGGCTGGATTGAAAGGAAAACTGGAAGGCCGATGCAAAGTGCCGAAGATCAGGAGTCTCCACATATCCTGGACATCAGCTGGTTTACAGATAGCATGAGTGCGGGGAAGCCTGTGCCGGTGGAGGCCAGGCACCGTTTAGGG ATTTTAGGATCTCCGGTTTCCAAAGACAAGGAAGCACTTTTAACTGTGTCCTCATATGCCTGCCAGCGGCGGACTCCATTAACCCATCATAATGCAGAGATTACA GACGCTCTGGAGATATTAAGCAAAGCGGCTGCATTTCAAGGCTCTGAAGTccgaagtctggcgttttctagAGCGGCATCTGTGCTGAAGTCTCTACCATTAAAGCTACGATCTGCTGAAGAAGCAAGAAACTTGGTTTGGTGTGGGGGTCACTGCCAGGCTGTTATCCAG GAAATCCTAGAAGATGGGGTATGCCATGAAGTAGAGGCGCTTAAAGTGAGCGAACAGTACCAGTGTATGGAG CTTCTAACAAGTATATTTGGTGTTGGGGTGCGCACAGCAGAGCGTTGGTACAAGGATGGTGTGCGGAAACTCAGTGACTTGGCGGATCCTAATATGAAGCTGTCTGCGGATCAGAGGGCAG GGATAGAACATTACACAGATCTCAAGCAACCGGTGACCCTTCAGGAGGCCGAACGAATGGAACACTTAATAAAAGACGCTCTGCACAGATTTGTCCCTGACCTCAAAATTACCATGACAGGTGGATTTCGCAG GGGGAAGCAGCAGGGCCATGATGTGGATTTCCTCATAACTCACCCATCTGAAGAAGCACTTAGTGGGCTGCTCCAGAAAGCTGTAGCCTGGATGGATAGCCAG GGCTTATTGTTGTACCACCATACAAAGACGCGCTCCCACGTGCACGCTCATAGACGTAGCACACACATGGACGGCCATGAAACCTGTTATGCAATATTCGCTCTCCCAAGCCTTGACTCTTCAAAGTGTGAAGCTGAAGCAGGAGTCCCTGGCGCTCGTACTACACGGAGAGCTGTCAGGGTGGATTTAGTAGTTACTCTATATGATGAATATCCCTTTGCCCTTCTAGGGTGGACAGGATCGAAG CATTTTGAAAGAGAACTGCGTCGCTATTCTTGGCATGAGAAGAATCTGACTTTAAACAGTCATGGACTCTATGATGCAGAGAAG aattgCTCCCTCCCAGCGACCTCTGAGGAAGAGATATTTGCACTTCTGGGTCTGCAGTACGTGCCTCCCACATACAGAAATGCCTGA